The sequence below is a genomic window from Micromonospora aurantiaca ATCC 27029.
GGGAGCGGACCCGGGACGGGCGCCGCGGCGGTATCTTCCGGTGATCTCCTGCTGGACGGGAACGCGGACCGGTGATCCGGTGAACTGGCTCACCTCCTGGCTCGATCTCACACCCGCAGGGGTGCCCGCACAAGGGCCGCCGGGCGGGTCGTACGCCCGGCTGTGTCCCTGGCGGTTGCGGGCCGTTATCGTGGGACCGCCATGGCGAAGATCTTCCAAGTGACGGCCCGCGCGGGCATGACCCGCGTCGTGGAGCCGGTCGCCCGCGCGCTGCTGCGTGCGGGCGTGTCCCCCAATGCGGTCACCGTGACCGGCACCGTCGGCGTGCTCGTGGGCGCGCTCGGCTTCGGCGCGCGCGGCCATCTGGTCGCCGGCGCGCTGATCGTCACGGTCTTCGCCCTCACCGATCTGCTCGACGGCACGATGGCGCGGATGAGCGGCGGGTCGACCCGGTTCGGGGCGTTCCTCGACTCGAGCATGGACCGGGTCGCCGACAGCGCGGTGTTCGGCGCGGTCGCGTACTGGCTGGCCACCGAGCACGACTACTCGGGCGTGGCAGCGGCGCTGATCTGCCTGGCCGCGGGCGGTCTGGTCTCCTACGTCAAGGCGCGCGCCGAGGGCCTCGGGATGACCTGCAACGTGGGCATCGCCGAGCGCACCGAGCGGCTGCTCATCGTCGGCGTCGGCGGCCTGCTCACCGGCGTCGGGGTCCGTCCGGCGCTGGAGATCGCGCTCTGGCTGCTCGCCGCCGTCTCGATCTTCACGGTGGGCCAGCGGATGGCCCACGTGTACCGCCAGGCCCAGCGGGTCGGCGCCGAGTGAACCTCACCGAGGCGGGCTTCGTCGCGGGCTGGCGCCTGGTCCGGGCGCTGCCCCGGCCCGTCGCGGCGGCGGCCTTCCGGGTGGGCGCCGACCGCGCCCACCGCAAGGACGGCGGGGGTACGCGTCGACTGCGCGCCAACCTGCGCCGGGTGGTCGGACCGGAGATGCCCGACGCGGAGCTGGACGTGCTGGTGCGTGCCGGGCTGCGCTCGTACGCCCGGTACTGGATGGAGGCGTTCCGGCTGCCCGGCCTGAGCCGCACCGAGATCCTCGCCGGGTTCCGCCTCGACGGGCAGGAACTGCTCGCCGCCGACGTGGCCGCCGGGCGGGGCGCCGTGGTGGCGCTGCCGCACGCCGGCAACTGGGATGCCGCGGGCGCCTGGGTGGCTGCCACCGGCTGGCCGATGACCACGGTGGCTGAGCGGCTTCCGGACGGCGTCTACGAGCGGTTCGTCGGGTTCCGGGAAGGGCTGGGAATGGAGATCCTGCCCAACCACGGCGGCCCGCGTCCCGCGTTCGACGTGCTGGTGGACCGCCTGCGCGCCGGCTACGTGGTGCCCCTGCTCGCCGACCGGGACCTGTCCGCCCGGGGCGTGGAGGTCGACTTCTTCGGCGGCCGGACCCGGATGCCGGCCGGGCCGGCGCTGCTGGCCATCCGGACCGGCGCCCCGCTCTACGTGGCCTCGATGTGGTACGAACCGGACGCGGCGTGCGCCTCGATCGAGGGCCCGCTGCCGCTGCCGGACCCGGACAGCGCGCCGCTCGACGAGCGGGTCCGCACGGTGACGCAGCGGATTGCCGACGGTCTGGCGGCGGGCATCGCCCGGCATCCGCAAGACTGGCACATGTTGCAGCGGATGTGGCTGGACCAGGGCCGGGACGGTACGCCCACGTCGGCGCAGCCACCGGCCACCACCGGGACGGTCTAGGGGGGGCGCAGTGCGTATCGGCATCGTGTGCCC
It includes:
- the pgsA gene encoding phosphatidylinositol phosphate synthase — its product is MAKIFQVTARAGMTRVVEPVARALLRAGVSPNAVTVTGTVGVLVGALGFGARGHLVAGALIVTVFALTDLLDGTMARMSGGSTRFGAFLDSSMDRVADSAVFGAVAYWLATEHDYSGVAAALICLAAGGLVSYVKARAEGLGMTCNVGIAERTERLLIVGVGGLLTGVGVRPALEIALWLLAAVSIFTVGQRMAHVYRQAQRVGAE
- a CDS encoding phosphatidylinositol mannoside acyltransferase encodes the protein MNLTEAGFVAGWRLVRALPRPVAAAAFRVGADRAHRKDGGGTRRLRANLRRVVGPEMPDAELDVLVRAGLRSYARYWMEAFRLPGLSRTEILAGFRLDGQELLAADVAAGRGAVVALPHAGNWDAAGAWVAATGWPMTTVAERLPDGVYERFVGFREGLGMEILPNHGGPRPAFDVLVDRLRAGYVVPLLADRDLSARGVEVDFFGGRTRMPAGPALLAIRTGAPLYVASMWYEPDAACASIEGPLPLPDPDSAPLDERVRTVTQRIADGLAAGIARHPQDWHMLQRMWLDQGRDGTPTSAQPPATTGTV